Genomic segment of Streptosporangium sp. NBC_01755:
GAGTCGAACGCGGGATGGTCGAGTATCCGGTTGAGCGCGGTCGGAGGGCCGAACAGCCGGTTCGCCCGGCCCGTGAGAAGCAGGTCCACCGCCCGGCCGGCGTCGAAGCGCGGCTCGACCACCAGACCGCCTCCGACGTACAGCGTCGAGAGCGCGCAGGTGGCGAGCGCGATGTGGAAGAACGGCGCGAAGAACAGCTCGGTGTCGGTCCGGCGCGCTTCGAGGGCGAGCGCGCTGCAGGCCAGGTAGTCGGCGAGCCCGGCCGTCGACCAGACCGCGCCGCGAGGCGTCCCCGTCGTCCCGCCGGTCCCGAAGACGATTGTCGGCGCGTCGCCGGGCGTCCGGTGGTGCTGCCAGGACGCGGCCGCGCCGACGAGCTCGCCACTCAGGTACGACGGCACCCGCGTCTGCGGGCGATGTCCGTCGCCGACCACGATCGCGGACGGCCGGACCGCGTCCAGGTACCGCGCGAGCTCGGCAGGTGCGAGCTTGACGTTCAGCGGCGCCGCGGTCGCGCCGCCGGCCATGATCCCGATCAGGACCGCGAGGTGCTCGGCTCCCGGGTCCATCGCGGTCCCCACCCGGTCGCCGGGCCCGATGCCGCGGTCCGCCAGCGCGCCGCCGATCTGGTGCGCGCGCCGCCACAAATCCGCCCAGCTCCACGCGGTCGCCGGGTCGGTGACCGCGGGCGCCTGCGGGGTCTGCAGCGCATGCCGACGCACCACCTCCACGAACGAGCCGGTCATCGGCCACCGAGCCCGAACTCGGCGCGCGCCAGCACGCCGCGCATGATCTCCGACGTACCGCCGGCCAGGGTTTCCATCATCGACTCGCGCCACAGGAAGGCCAGGTCGTCCTCGCGGCGGGTGGCCTCCAGGTAGCCGAGCTCCAGCGCGGCCCGTGCGATCTCCTGGGTCGCCCGCGAACCCACCAGCTTCACGCGCGCGGCCTCCGCGGTGCAGTCGGCGCCTTCCAGGGTGCGCGCCAGCGCCTCGGCGGCCAGCACCTCGACGGCCTGGACGTCGACCGCGAGTTGCTCGATCCGGTCCCGCAGAAGCGGGTCGTCGAGGACGTCCTGCTCCCGCGCCCAGCCCACCAGGCTCTCCAGGTCGCGGCGGACCCGGCCGGGCAGCACCATCAGGTGACGTTCGACCGCCAGCGCCTCCCGGATCAGCCTCCAGGCCTGACCCTCCTCACCGACCCGGTCGGTCACCGGCACGACCACGTCGTCGAGGAAGACCTCGTTGAGGCGGTGCCCGTCGATGGTCTCGATCGGCCTGATGTCGACGCCGACGGCTCGCAGGTCGAGGACGAGCAGCGTGTGCGGGTCGCCGTCGGCCACCCCGTCGGCCCGGCACAGCAGCCAGAGGTAGTCGGAGTGGTGGGCGTCGGAGGTCCAGCGCTTCTCCCCGGTGACCCGGTAGACGCCACCGTCGCGGACCGCCCGGGTACGCACCCCGCGCAGGTCCGAGCCTGCCTCCGGCTCGGAGTAGCCGAGCGCGAAGGAGATGTCGCCGAGCGCGATGCCGGGGAGGAAGCGCGCCTTCTGGTCCGCGGTGCCGTGCACGACGAGAGTCTTGGCGACGATGCCGGCGGCGAGATCGGGGCGCGCGGCGCGGGCGTAGGCGAGCTCGTCCCAGAGCGCGAACTCGTGGGCGAGCGTCTCCGGGGCGGCGCCGTCCTCACCGGGCCAGCCCAGCGAGAGCCAGCCGCGCCGGCCGAGCTCACGGTAGAGCGCCCGCGTCGGGCCGCCTCGGCCGTGAAAGAACTGACGTGGGTCGAGACCGTCGCCGATCTCGCCCAGCAGTGCCCGGACCTCGGCCCGGAACGCGTCGACGTCGGCGAGCTCAGCGGTCATGACCCCACCGTCCACCGCGCCGGCCGCTTCTCGGCGAAGGCACGGGCGCCCTCGAGAAAGTCGGGGTGCGACCAGTGCCGCTGAGCCAGGCGCCAGGCATCCTCCGCGGCGTCGTGGGGCCGACGGCCCAGCGAGTCCCAAAGCAGAGCGCGGGACAACTCGACGGCGCGCGGCGAGTTCGCGGCGATGCAGGAGGCCACGTGCAGCGCGGTCGACTCCAGGTCGGCGGCGGGGACCACCTCCTCGACCAGTCCGAGCGCGTGCGCCCGGGCCGCGTCGAGCCGGAAGGAGGAGCCCTGGAGGGTCATCCGCATCGCGGTCCCGAAGGGCAGCCGATGGGTCAGGCCGATGTTCTCGACCGCCCCGACCTGGCCGACACTGACATGGGTGTCCAGGAAGGCGGCGTGCTCGGCGGCGATCACCACGTCGGCGTCGACGACGAAGTGCAGGCCGCCTCCGGCCGCGATGCCGTTGACCGCGCAGATCACCGGCTTGCGGACGCCGCTTGCCAGGGGCGACCAGACGATCGGCTCCTGCGCGGCGGCCGCGGACGGGACCTCACCGGTCTCGGCGATCTCCTTGACGTCGGCGCCGGTGCAGAAGTGCCGGTCGCCCGCGCCGGTCACCACCACGGCGCGGAGCTCGTCGTCCTCGTTGACGCGCGCCCAGATGCGCGCCATCGGCTCGCGCATCCGGCGGCTCAGGGCGTTGCCGACCTCGGGCCGGTCGAGCCGGACGACGAGAACGCGGTCAATGACCGAAACGTCGAACCCGGCGTACTCCACGGCGCCGCCGCGGTCGGAGTGTGAAGGGAGAGTCATCACGCACTCATTCACTATGGAGAACCGTATTCTTTATAGTGTACGAGCGCCTGGCTATCGGGGTCAAGGACGCGCGGGTGCCCGGAAGACCGCGCGGGCGGCGCAGAGCGCGTCGACCTCGTCCTCGCCCAGACCCAGCTCCGCGAGCAGCTCGGCGGTGTCCGCCGCCTGCCCGCACCGGGGCCGGGCGACCGCGGGACTCGCCGAGAGCCGCGGCGCGGGCGCCGGCTGCGGCACGCCGTCCCAGTCGACGAAGACGCCGCGCACGGCGAGCTCGGGGTCGGCGACCGCCTCGTCCGGCGTGGAGACCGCGGTCACGCAGGCGTCGCTCCCGCGAAACCGCTCCACCCATTCGGCCCGGGTCCGAGAGGCGAAGATCTCTGCCAGCGCGGCCCGCTGCCCGGCCCAGCAGGACCGGTCGTGCTGCGGCCACTGGGCCGGCTCGAGGCCGAGTCCGTCCAGCAGCGCGCGGTAGAAGGCGGGCTCGATCGCGCCCACCGCGACGTACCGGCCGTCGGCCGTGCGGTAGGTGCGGTAAAAGGGAGCGGCCCCGTCCAGCAGGTTGGCGCCGCGCTCCGGGCGCCAGGCGCCGGAGCCGAGCATGGCGTGGATCATCGTGGTCAGGGACGCCGCGCCGTCCACCATCGCGCAGTCGATCACCTGACCCCGCCCGGTCCGCTCGCGCTGCATGAGCGCCGCGAGCACGCCGAGCGCGAGGTAGGCGCCACCGCCGCCGAAGTCGGCCACGAGGTTCAGCGGGACCGCGGGCGGTCGGTCGGGGTCGCCGATCGGGTGCAGCGCCCCGGAACGCGCGATGTAGTTGATGTCGTGTCCGACGGTCTGGGCCAGCGGTCCGTCCTGCCCCCAGCCGGTCGCCCGGCCGTAGATCAGCCGCGGATTGACCGCATGCAGATCCGCCGGCCCCAGGCGCAGGCGCTCCATCGCCCCCGGGCGCATCCCCTCGAGGAGGACGTCCGCGGAGGCCGCGAGCCGGGCCGCGATCGCGCATCCCTCCGGGTGTTTCAGATCGATCCCGATCGAGCGCTGGCCACGGGTGCGCGGGTCGTCGGCCGGCGCGGTGTCGATCACCCCGGCGGCTCCGGCGCGGTCGATCCGGATCACCTCGGCACCCAGGTCCGCGAGCAGCATCGCCGCGAACGGTACCGGGCCGAGCGCCGCGGGGAAGACCACGCGGATGCCGGTGAGAGCCTGCTCTCCGGCCTGAGGGAAGTACGCCGGGGGTGGGGTCAAGCCGGTGCCTATCTACTCAGCTGCCGCGACTGCGCGTTGGCCTCGCCGATCCGGTCGCAGACCTGGCGCAGCTCGACGCCGTACTCGGCAGCGGTGTCGTCGTCGATGAGATTGGAGAAGCCCACGGCGGCCACCACCAGGGTGACCCGCCCGTCGGCGTCGAAGATCGGGGCCGCGACCGTGGAGATGCCCAGCGCGTATCCCTCGTGGTCGACCGCCCACCCGCGTTCGCGGACCAGGTCCAGCTCCTGCCGGAACGCCGCGACGTCGGTGAGGCTCTTGGGGGTGAACGCCTGCAGTCCGTGCCGCAGGATCACCTCCAGCGAGGCAGGGTCCTCGTAGGCGAGGAAGGCGCGACCGAACGAGCCGCCCTGGATCGGGATCCGCTCGCCCGGCTGGAGGGTGATCCGGACCCGGTTGGGACGCTCCAGCTTGTCCAGCAGCGAGATCTCCTCGGTGCTCACCCGCCGGTAGATCACGATGGTGGCCATCAGCCTCTCCAGCAGCTCGCCGAGGTAGCGGCGCGCCAGGGAGAGCTCGCCGAACTGGCTGCTCGCCGCCGCGCCCAGCTCGAGCAGGGCCGGGCCGAGCCGGTAGGTGCGCATCCGCTCGTCGTAGTCGACCGCCTCGAGGGCGGTGAGAGTGCGGAGGATGTAGAAGACCGTGCTCTTGTTGATGCCGGTCTTCTCGACGATGTCCGCGAGCACCGAGGGGCCGCCCTGCGCCAAGGCGCTGAGCACCGTGAAGGCGCGCGTCACCGCGGGTGCCCGGTCCTTGTCATCGGTCATGGATCTCGTCCTTTCGGAGCCGCGCGGTCGGCATCGTTTCAGAAACGCGCGATCTTACTCGGCAAATGATTTCAGAAACGCGCCACCTTACTCGAAGGAATCAGAGATTGCGGTCGCCGGCGAGCAGACGGCCGGCGACGAGTCGGCGCAGGATCTCCGCGGACCCGTCGGCGATCTGGACGGTGCGGACCATCTGCCATGCCTCGGCCATCCCCACCTCGGTGGTGATCCCCATGCCGCCAAGGGTCTGCATCGCCCGGTCGATCGTCCGGGTCGCCATCTCGGTGGAGAGGATCTTGCACATCGCCGACTCCTTGAGGGCGCCCTCGCCGGCGTCGATCCGGGTGGCGGTGTCGAGGCCGAGGACGTGCGCGGCGTGCACGTACGTCGCGGACTCGGCCAGCGGGAACATCACCCCCTGGTGCTCGGCGAGCACCTTCCCGAAGGAGCGCCGCTCGGCGGCGTAGTCGAGCGCCTGGTCGAGTGCCCAGCGCGCCAGGCCGACGGACTTGGCGCAGTTGTACATCCGGCCCAGGCTGATCCCGCCCAGGCCGATGCCGGCAGCCCGGCCCTCCTCGCCGACGAGGAGCTCGGCCCCGACGTGGACGTCATCGAGCGAGATGATCGCGTGGTTGCCGCCGCTTTCGCCGTACAGGCCGATGACGCTGTCCACCCGGAGCCCGGGCGCGTCCATGTCGACGAGAAAGGCCGAGAGGCCGCCGCTGCGCTCGGCCAGCGCGGCCGGGTCGGTCACCGCGAAGACCAGGCCGTAGTCCGCGTAGGGACCGTTCGTCGTCCACTGCTTGGTGCCGGTCAGGCGCCACCCGCCGGACGGATCGGGAACCGCCCTGGTCCGCATCGACCACGCATCGGAACCCGCCTCGGGCTCCGACATCATGAAGCACATCGTCTTCTCGCCGGACATCAGGCCCGGCAGCACCCGATCGCGAACGTCTGCGGAGACCAGCCCGAAGACGAAGCTCGGACCGGTCGCCCAATGCGCCAGCGCCTCGTGGGCGAGCCAGCGGTGCGGCCCGCTGAGCCGGTAGATCAGCTCCCAGGCGGCGTACGTCGTGACCGCGCCCTGGCCACCGCCGCCGAGCTCCTCGGGCACGTTCATCGTGAAGAAGCCGGCCTCCGCGGACGCGGTACGGACCCGGCGGCGGCACTCCTCGACCTGAGCGACGTGCCGACCGCTGTCGTCGTAGCGGCCGCGCGGTTCGTTGAGCACGGCAGCATGCTTCTCGTGCAGCGGGAAGACCTCTGCTTGGAGGAAGCCTTCCAGGCCACTCAGGATCGCGGACGTCTCCTCGGACAACCTGGTCGTCGACATTCCATCCTCCATTGAACATTGTTCTTGATGTAGAATAACACGCCAGCCAGCCTGGGACGTCCGAGGAGGACACATGGAGAAGGAAACGGGTGGTGCCGTCCTAGTGGACGCGCACGACGGAATCCTCACGATCACACTGAACCGGCCCGAGAAGCGCAACGCGGTCAACCGCGCGGTCGCCGAGGGCGTCTCCGCGGCGCTGGACCGGCTGGAGGAGGA
This window contains:
- a CDS encoding class I adenylate-forming enzyme family protein — its product is MTGSFVEVVRRHALQTPQAPAVTDPATAWSWADLWRRAHQIGGALADRGIGPGDRVGTAMDPGAEHLAVLIGIMAGGATAAPLNVKLAPAELARYLDAVRPSAIVVGDGHRPQTRVPSYLSGELVGAAASWQHHRTPGDAPTIVFGTGGTTGTPRGAVWSTAGLADYLACSALALEARRTDTELFFAPFFHIALATCALSTLYVGGGLVVEPRFDAGRAVDLLLTGRANRLFGPPTALNRILDHPAFDSSRTGHIRTVLFGSTASEPDLPERLGRGFGHATLITGYGATEFGAVARLRSWENGGRMSGIGWPVPGAELRIVSAAGEPVAAGEVGELVVRAPWQMAGYLIDGVPQPVPEEGVRSGDLAARAPDGSIELRGRLKELIITGGENVFPIEVERVLCEHPDVAQAAVVGVSDPGWGERVEAVVVPAAGSTGALVGDLDRHCRERLAGYKVPKRIVVRDAMPLTTAMKIDKLTLKRWLDEH
- a CDS encoding acyl-CoA dehydrogenase family protein, with translation MTAELADVDAFRAEVRALLGEIGDGLDPRQFFHGRGGPTRALYRELGRRGWLSLGWPGEDGAAPETLAHEFALWDELAYARAARPDLAAGIVAKTLVVHGTADQKARFLPGIALGDISFALGYSEPEAGSDLRGVRTRAVRDGGVYRVTGEKRWTSDAHHSDYLWLLCRADGVADGDPHTLLVLDLRAVGVDIRPIETIDGHRLNEVFLDDVVVPVTDRVGEEGQAWRLIREALAVERHLMVLPGRVRRDLESLVGWAREQDVLDDPLLRDRIEQLAVDVQAVEVLAAEALARTLEGADCTAEAARVKLVGSRATQEIARAALELGYLEATRREDDLAFLWRESMMETLAGGTSEIMRGVLARAEFGLGGR
- a CDS encoding enoyl-CoA hydratase/isomerase family protein — encoded protein: MTLPSHSDRGGAVEYAGFDVSVIDRVLVVRLDRPEVGNALSRRMREPMARIWARVNEDDELRAVVVTGAGDRHFCTGADVKEIAETGEVPSAAAAQEPIVWSPLASGVRKPVICAVNGIAAGGGLHFVVDADVVIAAEHAAFLDTHVSVGQVGAVENIGLTHRLPFGTAMRMTLQGSSFRLDAARAHALGLVEEVVPAADLESTALHVASCIAANSPRAVELSRALLWDSLGRRPHDAAEDAWRLAQRHWSHPDFLEGARAFAEKRPARWTVGS
- a CDS encoding CaiB/BaiF CoA transferase family protein — protein: MTPPPAYFPQAGEQALTGIRVVFPAALGPVPFAAMLLADLGAEVIRIDRAGAAGVIDTAPADDPRTRGQRSIGIDLKHPEGCAIAARLAASADVLLEGMRPGAMERLRLGPADLHAVNPRLIYGRATGWGQDGPLAQTVGHDINYIARSGALHPIGDPDRPPAVPLNLVADFGGGGAYLALGVLAALMQRERTGRGQVIDCAMVDGAASLTTMIHAMLGSGAWRPERGANLLDGAAPFYRTYRTADGRYVAVGAIEPAFYRALLDGLGLEPAQWPQHDRSCWAGQRAALAEIFASRTRAEWVERFRGSDACVTAVSTPDEAVADPELAVRGVFVDWDGVPQPAPAPRLSASPAVARPRCGQAADTAELLAELGLGEDEVDALCAARAVFRAPARP
- a CDS encoding IclR family transcriptional regulator; this translates as MTDDKDRAPAVTRAFTVLSALAQGGPSVLADIVEKTGINKSTVFYILRTLTALEAVDYDERMRTYRLGPALLELGAAASSQFGELSLARRYLGELLERLMATIVIYRRVSTEEISLLDKLERPNRVRITLQPGERIPIQGGSFGRAFLAYEDPASLEVILRHGLQAFTPKSLTDVAAFRQELDLVRERGWAVDHEGYALGISTVAAPIFDADGRVTLVVAAVGFSNLIDDDTAAEYGVELRQVCDRIGEANAQSRQLSR
- a CDS encoding acyl-CoA dehydrogenase family protein, which encodes MSTTRLSEETSAILSGLEGFLQAEVFPLHEKHAAVLNEPRGRYDDSGRHVAQVEECRRRVRTASAEAGFFTMNVPEELGGGGQGAVTTYAAWELIYRLSGPHRWLAHEALAHWATGPSFVFGLVSADVRDRVLPGLMSGEKTMCFMMSEPEAGSDAWSMRTRAVPDPSGGWRLTGTKQWTTNGPYADYGLVFAVTDPAALAERSGGLSAFLVDMDAPGLRVDSVIGLYGESGGNHAIISLDDVHVGAELLVGEEGRAAGIGLGGISLGRMYNCAKSVGLARWALDQALDYAAERRSFGKVLAEHQGVMFPLAESATYVHAAHVLGLDTATRIDAGEGALKESAMCKILSTEMATRTIDRAMQTLGGMGITTEVGMAEAWQMVRTVQIADGSAEILRRLVAGRLLAGDRNL